A genomic segment from Daphnia carinata strain CSIRO-1 chromosome 1, CSIRO_AGI_Dcar_HiC_V3, whole genome shotgun sequence encodes:
- the LOC130691859 gene encoding LIM/homeobox protein Awh-like yields the protein MKVRRRINHKDMFMDTSMSPASSLHPVSPCEIKREKTEALSPSDCSIDSTSGMGVGGIGSVGSNGSVGLTAGSSGQVGVAAGVCAACGELITDRFLIQVSGRTWHSTCLRCSVCRTALDNQPSCFVRAGAIYCRADYTRTFGAKCARCSRSISAADWVRRAREHVYHLACFACDACRRQLSTGEEFALHEGRVLCKTHYLDGLDAGSTSSDETDPEGGGRSKSKRVRTTFTEEQLHVLQANFLLDSNPDGQDLERIANLTGLSKRVTQVWFQNMRARHKKHLSTSTSSGSNGHNNNNNINNTNHNNNNNGNPVNKGGRRNNPGNGQQPVSLPTELENNPGNGIKRMDSSEQAGYSLHLLYSYTMQTPDSGESSSSDAMMRSVRGDL from the exons ATGAAGGTGCGTCGCAGGATAAATCACAAAgacatg TTTATGGACACTTCAATGTCTCCGGCCTCATCGCTACATCCCGTCAGTCCATGCGAGATCAAACGAGAAAAG ACGGAAGCTCTTTCGCCGTCCGACTGTTCGATTGACTCGACCAGCGGCATGGGCGTCGGTGGCATCGGGAGCGTCGGGAGTAACGGTAGCGTCGGGTTGACAGCCGGATCTAGCGGCCAGGTCGGAGTCGCGGCCGGAGTGTGCGCTGCTTGCGGCGAGCTGATTACCGACCGCTTCCTGATTCAAGTGTCCGGCCGGACGTGGCACTCGACTTGCCTGCGCTGTTCCGTCTGCCGGACGGCCCTCGACAACCAACCTTCCTGCTTCGTCAGGGCCGGAGCCATCTACTGCCGAGCCGATTACACCAG GACATTCGGAGCCAAATGCGCTCGATGCAGTCGATCCATTTCGGCCGCCGATTGGGTGAGACGGGCGAGAGAGCACGTCTACCATCTAGCCTGTTTCGCCTGCGACGCCTGCCGACGCCAGCTCAGCACCGGTGAAGAGTTTGCCCTGCACGAAGGCCGCGTTCTCTGCAAGACTCACTACCTGGACGGCCTGGACGCCGGATCCACCTCATCCGACG AAACGGATCCGGAAGGAGGCGGACGATCGAAATCGAAACGAGTGCGGACCACTTTCACCGAGGAGCAGCTTCACGTCCTTCAGGCCAATTTTTTACTGGACTCGAATCCGGACGGCCAAGACCTGGAACGCATCGCCAACCTAACGGGCCTCTCCAAAAGGGTGACTCAGGTGTGGTTCCAGAACATGAGAGCGCGGCACAAGAAACACCTCAGCACTTCCACTAGTTCCGGATCGAACggtcacaacaacaacaacaatatcaACAACACCAAccataacaacaacaacaatggaaaCCCAGTCAACAAAGGAGGACGTCGCAATAACCcag GCAATGGTCAACAACCGGTTTCATTGCCAACCGAACTGGAGAATAATCCCGGCAACGGTATCAAACGGATGGACTCTTCCGAACAGGCCGGCTACAGTCTGCACCTGCTCTACTCGTACACTATGCAAACACCTG aTAGTGGCGAATCTTCATCGAGCGACGCAATGATGAGATCGGTCCGCGGTGATTTGTGA